A genome region from Arachis duranensis cultivar V14167 chromosome 6, aradu.V14167.gnm2.J7QH, whole genome shotgun sequence includes the following:
- the LOC127748534 gene encoding uncharacterized protein LOC127748534, with the protein MDEQHHKKIFVVLHQVVVMVVLVGPSSCVKGGEEEDRILELPGQPKVSFQQFSGYVTVNKNRSVGPNRNPYTKTEAPSFLSPVPFPVSPLSFFHSERNQITQPQAKNPSTVSLHHRRKEWHTAAPVALKVCHSSVYLASFVIQVFNPCSLSPIAAASSSSASVVFVCSAALPSPFVCRSRSHLRSAVVFVRVLRRSRSLGVYCSRSLAVHRSSLHSCSSGSHVALLQTLRPTRTLHLAVELLSFVAAVNSLNPPLDNTLTQHQYSASNSATSDFYYNKLTVALPLVTTATCASCFPSLLLGFSAITLRKRDRSIGSSVAGEKKKKSERREGRLEAQAKAALVTMRTNKISGDWATMEYKQNQ; encoded by the exons ATGGATGAACAACATCATAAAAAGATCTTTGTTGTTCTTCATCAagtggtggtgatggtggtgcTGGTGGGACCAAGTAGTTGTGttaaaggaggagaagaagaagataggaTCTTGGAACTTCCTGGTCAACCAAAGGTGTCTTTTCAACAGTTTTCTGGCTATGTTACTGTCAACAAG AATCGGTCGGTTGGACCGAACCGAAACCCATACACAAAAACGGAAGCTCCTTCGTTTCTTTCTCCCGTCCCTTTCCCCGTTTcccccctttctttctttcattcagAAAGAAATCAAATCACACAACCCCAGGCAAAAAATCCTAGCACTGTAAGCCTACACCACCGCCGCAAGGAGTGGCATACTGCCGCGCCCGTCGCACTCAAAGTTTGCCATTCGTCCGTCTATCTAGCTTCCTTCGTGAtccaagtcttcaacccctGTTCGCTGTCACCGATCGCGGCTGCTTCCTCGAGCTCGGCGTCCGTCGTCTTTGTCTGCTCAGCCGCGCTTCCGTCGCCGTTTGTTTGCCGTTCACGTTCGCATCTTCGTTCAGCTGTCGTCTTCGTTCGCGTTCTTCGCCGTTCACGTTCGCTCGGCGTTTACTGCTCGCGTTCACTCGCCGTTCACCGTTCGAGTTTGCATTCGTGTTCGTCTGGAAGCCACGTTGCTCTGCTTCAAACACTGCGACCAACCCGCACGCTCCACCTAGCCGTCGAACTGCTCTCTTTTGTCGCCGCCGTGAATTCCCTAAATCCGCCACTAGACAATACACTCACACAACACCAATACTCTGCTTCAAACTCTGCAACTTCTGATTTCTATTACAATAA GCTAACGGTTGCTCTACCACTCGTCACCACTGCCACCTGCGCCTCTTGctttccttctcttctcttgggtttct CGGCAATAACACTTAGAAAAAGAGACAGGAGCATCGGTAGTTCAGTAGCAggggagaaaaagaagaaatcggAGAGAAGGGAAGGAAGGCTAGAGGCGCAGGCAAAGGCGGCACTGGTGACGATGAGAACAAACAAAATCAGTGGAGACTGGGCAACAATGGAATACAAACAAAATCAGTGA
- the LOC127748395 gene encoding uncharacterized protein LOC127748395 translates to MPLWLSLLPADISVSAISSAVAAATVTAATFFLVCKSHLCSHKENLITLHQEQPKRNPRGKILFVSPMGLSTSEGLCNLLESKGLVLEVVDARNYDPEDLSEENLILLVHSTSDFCYQHHRLWAYKEDDIKGAKDFASWLVHNAERFGIGAAVVKACNFTAFVVGKRDGKNLMAKATNHFRDLDHVQNGNHFEGWWGSVVATVSGDTVANGMCGESEPEDDVGCSDPKSIYMLVENVDVVDSKRTFRRRMLTITEANFMKNGSVDLEDGGPVTAQWPVGDDLIIDSNLPTFQGFCSLGGSLFIAGGIMCNNGSKFEFELELEHFFPAKMWCLKYDGSTWIWSLCGSMFYHRMNPTVVPYHGKLCIFGGDIGNGYWVEIYDPKSDLWEKREVSDYRFLWQTPKSYFLWEDRTEPRKKTLIMFYFSSGKNQWLNSYDFEANLWKFLYYNLPPIRDCCPRKLIRLACSNYLLIVDSAHMWYIYDFSKRNLVADVRVNGLEELTRRVSYVFCCHCTSEESLIYVFMELDEKVVEEHGGDPDLVPYARVKLQMNGNFFAKVESKGNLKVGPYSKLYMFAVGDQDTKLNGGL, encoded by the exons ATGCCCCTTTGGTTGTCTTTGTTACCGGCGGATATATCGGTATCCGCTATCTCGTCCGCCGTGGCCGCCGCCACGGTCACTGCCGCAACCTTCTTCTTAGTCTGCAAGTCTCACCTCTGCTCTCACAAAGAAAACCTCATAACACTCCATCAAGAACAACCGAAGCGCAATCCACGTGGCAAGATCCTGTTCGTTTCGCCAATGGGACTTTCAACTTCGGAAGGCCTCTGCAATTTGTTAGAGTCGAAAGGCCTCGTTTTGGAGGTCGTAGATGCTCGGAATTATGATCCCGAAGATCTATCCGAGGAGAACCTCATCCTCCTCGTTCATTCAACTTCGGATTTTTGCTACCAACATCACCGACTGTGGGCCTACAAAGAGGACGACATCAAAGGAGCAAAGGACTTCGCCAGTTGGCTCGTTCATAACGCGGAGCGCTTTGGGATCGGAGCGGCTGTTGTGAAGGCTTGCAATTTCACTGCATTTGTGGTGGGCAAAAGGGATGGTAAGAATTTGATGGCTAAGGCCACCAATCATTTTAGGGATTTGGATCACGTTCAAAACGGTAATCATTTTGAAGGGTGGTGGGGAAGTGTTGTTGCGACGGTTTCAGGAGATACGGTTGCTAATGGCATGTGCGGGGAATCTGAACCTGAG GATGATGTTGGTTGTTCTGATCCAAAAAGCATATATATGTTGGTGGAAAATGTGGATGTAGTAGATAGTAAAAGAACCTTCAGGCGCAGGATGTTAACTATTACCGAGGCCAACTTTATGAAGAATGGAAGTGTTGATCTTGAAGATGGAGGTCCTGTGACTGCCCAATGGCCTGTTGGAGACGATCTAATAATCGATTCCAACTTACCAACTTTTCAAGGATTTTGTTCCCTTGGTGGCAGCTTGTTCATTGCTGGTGGTATCATGTGTAACAATGgatcaaaatttgaatttgagctAGAATTGGAACATTTTTTCCCTGCAAAAATGTGGTGCCTCAAGTATGACGGTTCAACCTGGATTTGGAGTTTATGCGGAAGCATGTTCTACCACCGGATGAATCCCACAGTAGTCCCATACCATGGCAAGTTGTGCATCTTTGGGGGTGACATTGGAAATGGATATTGGGTTGAAATCTATGATCCAAAATCAGATTTATGGGAAAAAAGGGAAGTGTCCGATTATAGGTTCTTATGGCAGACTCCTAAATCTTACTTTTTGTGGGAGGACAGAACGGAGCCTCGTAAAAAGACCCtcattatgttttatttttcttctggCAAGAATCAGTGGCTCAACTCATATGACTTCGAGGCCAACCTTTGGAAATTCCTTTACTACAATTTACCGCCAATTCGTGATTGTTGTCCTAGGAAACTAATTCGTTTGGCATGTAGTAATTATCTCCTCATTGTTGACTCTGCCCATATGTGGTACATTTATGACTTTTCTAAGAGGAATCTAGTGGCAGATGTGCGCGTCAATGGTTTGGAAGAGCTGACTAGACGGGTGTCATATGTTTTCTGTTGTCACTGCACCAGCGAAGAAAGTCTGATTTATGTCTTCATGGAACTAGATGAAAAGGTTGTTGAAGAACATGGTGGTGATCCTGACCTTGTTCCTTATGCTAGAGTCAAGCTCCAAATGAATGGTAATTTTTTCGCCAAGGTTGAATCCAAGGGTAATCTTAAAGTTGGTCCCTATAGCAAACTCTATAT GTTTGCTGTTGGTGACCAAGACACTAAATTAAATGGAGGATTGTAG
- the LOC107495987 gene encoding probable galacturonosyltransferase-like 1 codes for MNSNPKKSQPPLSPLSLLILTLSLFLLLLPCTSSTNANFQHQFKEAPQFYNSPNCPSIEDNNYICSDELVHVAMTLDKTYIRGSMAAILSVLQHSSCPQNIFFHFVSSTKSNSSSLLHTTLSKSFPYLKFKLYNFSDELVSGLISTSIRSALDCPLNYARSYLPTVLPTCVKKIVYLDSDLVLVDEITKLASTPLNKDQVLAAPEYCNANFTAYFTPTFWSNPSLSLTFANRKACYFNTGVMVIDLEKWREGDYTRKIEEWMELQKRMRIYELGSLPPFLLVFAGKIGSVDHRWNQHGLGGDNFRGLCRDLHPGPVSLLHWSGKGKPWVRLDANRPCPLDALWAPYDLLITPFSLDS; via the coding sequence ATGAACTCTAATCCCAAAAAATCACAACCACCATTATCACCACTCTCATTACTAATTCTCACCCTctccttgttcttattattgctACCATGTACATCCTCAACAAACGccaatttccaacaccaattcaAAGAAGCACCTCAATTCTACAATTCCCCAAATTGCCCCTCCATTGAAGACAATAACTACATATGCTCTGATGAACTAGTTCATGTTGCAATGACACTAGACAAGACATACATACGAGGTTCCATGGCAGCAATCCTAAGTGTCCTTCAACACTCTTCATGTCCACAAAACATCTTCTTCCATTTTGTTTCTTCAACAAAATCCAACTCATCATCACTCTTACACACCACACTCTCAAAATCATTCCCATACCTCAAATTCAAACTCTACAATTTCAGCGACGAATTAGTCTCTGGCCTGATTTCAACGTCAATTCGCTCCGCCCTCGATTGCCCTCTAAACTACGCAAGATCCTACCTCCCAACCGTTCTCCCAACATGCGTGAAAAAGATCGTCTACCTCGACTCCGACCTCGTACTAGTCGATGAAATTACGAAACTAGCCTCCACCCCATTAAACAAGGATCAAGTTCTTGCAGCACCGGAATACTGCAATGCAAACTTCACAGCTTACTTCACTCCCACGTTTTGGTCCAACCCTTCGCTTTCGCTAACGTTTGCGAATCGAAAAGCTTGTTACTTCAACACTGGGGTGATGGTGATTGATCTTGAGAAATGGCGGGAAGGAGATTACACAAGGAAGATAGAGGAATGGATGGAGCTTCAAAAGAGGATGAGAATCTACGAGCTTGGATCGTTGCCGccatttttgcttgttttcgcGGGGAAGATCGGAAGTGTGGATCATCGGTGGAACCAGCATGGGCTTGGTGGAGACAACTTTAGAGGTTTGTGTAGAGATCTTCATCCTGGGCCTGTGAGTTTGTTGCATTGGAGTGGGAAAGGGAAGCCATGGGTGAGGCTTGATGCTAATAGACCTTGTCCTTTGGATGCTCTTTGGGCACCTtatgatcttttgatcactcctttttctttggattcttga